Proteins encoded within one genomic window of Planctomycetota bacterium:
- a CDS encoding glycosyltransferase family 2 protein produces MPVTVVIPVKNEERNLPKCLERLSRFAKIVVVDSGSTDQTKSIATKHGCDFVTFQWDGHYPKKRNWYLLNHKVETPWVLFLDADEYVPDDFVNELERAIAADRYVGYWIYYSNYFLGQPLKHGIPQRKLPLFKVGAGLYEQIDEDAWSSLDMEVHEHPVLTGPVGELRCQIEHNDYKGLHAYIAKHNEYSSWEARRYMKLQDSGKGTAHLTPTQQSKYQHMTSWWLAPAYFVYSYIYKRGFLDGFAGIAYAWLKAIYFFQIRIKIAELKEAVR; encoded by the coding sequence TTGCCGGTGACCGTCGTCATTCCCGTGAAAAACGAAGAGCGGAACCTGCCCAAGTGCCTGGAGCGGCTGTCGCGGTTCGCCAAGATCGTGGTGGTGGATTCCGGCAGCACCGACCAGACCAAGTCGATCGCGACAAAGCACGGTTGCGACTTCGTGACCTTCCAGTGGGATGGCCACTACCCCAAGAAGCGCAATTGGTACTTGCTCAACCACAAGGTGGAGACGCCCTGGGTGCTCTTTCTGGACGCGGACGAGTATGTGCCCGACGACTTCGTGAACGAGCTGGAGCGCGCCATCGCCGCGGATCGTTACGTTGGCTACTGGATCTACTACTCAAACTATTTTCTCGGCCAGCCGCTTAAGCATGGCATTCCGCAGCGCAAGCTGCCGCTCTTCAAGGTGGGGGCGGGCCTTTACGAGCAGATCGACGAGGACGCGTGGAGCAGCCTCGACATGGAAGTGCACGAGCATCCGGTGCTCACCGGTCCGGTCGGCGAGCTGCGCTGCCAGATCGAGCACAACGACTACAAGGGCCTGCACGCCTACATCGCCAAGCACAATGAGTATTCCTCGTGGGAGGCGCGGCGCTACATGAAGCTGCAGGATTCGGGCAAGGGCACCGCGCATCTCACCCCGACGCAGCAGAGCAAGTACCAGCACATGACCAGCTGGTGGCTGGCCCCCGCCTACTTCGTCTACTCCTACATCTACAAGCGCGGATTCCTCGATGGCTTCGCGGGCATCGCCTACGCGTGGCTGAAGGCGATCTACTTCTTCCAGATCCGGATCAAGATCGCCGAGCTCAAGGAAGCTGTGCGCTGA